The Candidatus Obscuribacterales bacterium genome segment GTGTTTAACCTAGCTTTGGAGACTCAGACGGATCTAGAGGTGGAATATCGGGTGATCCATCCCGATGGTACGGTGCGCTGGATGCTCAATCGAGGGCGAGGCATTTATGGTGCAGATGGGACAGCGGAACGGATGGTGGGCATCATGCTCGACATCACCGATCGCAAACTGGCAGAGGAGGCGCTGCGGCAAGGCAAAGCCTACTTTGAGTCTTTGACGACAGCCATGCCTCAAGCGCTGGTGCGTAAGGATCGTGATGGGATCATTACCTTTGCTAATCCGGCGTTTTTAGCTGAGCTCAACAAGCCACAGGACGAGATCTTGGGGCGCACCGTCCATGACTTATATTCGCCAGAGCTTGCCAATCAATTTGCGGCTGAAGATGCCTATGTTCTAGAAACTGGGCAAGTTCTAGATGAGATTGTTGCCTGCCCTTCGCCCCAAGGAGACGTATCCTACGCTCAAGTACTAAAGTCTCCTCTTCAGGATGCCGATGGGCAGATGATTGGCATTCAGAGTATGTGTTGGAATATAACCGATCGCGTTCTCCTAGAACAGGCGTTACAGGCTTCTGAAGCCAAGCTCAATGCCATTCTTAACAGTACGGCTGCTGCTATCCTGAGTGTCCAAGTGTTTGCCGATCGCTCCTATCGGTATGACTACTGCTCGGCAGGCTGTGAATCCATATTTGGCTATAGCCCAGAAGCTTTGATTGCAGATTCACAGCTTTGGTGGTCGCGGGTGCATCCTGAAGATATAGAACAAAACATTCCACCTTGCTTTGAGAAGATCTTTGCGGAAGTGCCCTGCCAATTTGAATATCGGTTTTGTCGGGGCGATGGTACTTGGCGCTGGTTATCGGTCGTCGTCACGTCTCAGTGGCAGGAAGAGCTACAGGGATGGCATGTGACCAATGTCCATACCGACATTAGCGATCGCAAGCAGGCGGAGCTAGAGTTAGAGACCACCCGGCAGTTTTTGCAGCGCATTCTCGATCATTTACCACTGGCGGTCTTTGCGAAGGATGCCCAGACCCTCACGTTTATGCTTTGGAATCCTGCTTGTACTCAACTGATGGGCTATCTACCAGAGGCTGTTCTGGGTAAAACAGATTATGATTTATTTCCTGCTGAGCAAGCTGATCTTTGTACGTCTCAAGATCGAGAGGCGATCGCTACTGGACGGTTGATAGACTTACCTGAGGAAGTCATTGCCGCCCAGGATGGAAGTTTGCGCATCATCCACAATCGCAAGGTTGCAGTGTATGATGCGGACGGACAGCCCCAATGTGTAATTGGCATGGCTGAAGATATCACCGAACGACGGGCGGCAGAAATGGCGTTGCGCCAGCGAGAACAGGAGTTTCGAGCCCTGGCTGAAAATGCTCCTGATATGATTTTTCGCTGCGATCGCCAGTTTCGCTTTCTCTACGCGAATCCTAAGGGTGCAGAGCTGAGCGGGATGTCAGCAGAAGACTTTCTAGGACACACTAGCCGTGAGTTAGGATTTCCCGAGGCAATAGTCGAACGCTGGGAATCGGCTATGGATCTAGCATTCACGACGGCTCAAGAACAAACCCTTGAGTATGAATTTCCATTGCTTGGGGGGAATCATGTTTTCTATTCTCGCATTGCACCGGAGTTTTCGTCGGACAGTCAGGTGACTTCAGTATTAATTATCATTCGCGAGATCACCAATCTAAAACACGCTCAGCAACTGTTGCTACAGCAGGCAGAACAGGAACGTTTGCTCAATACCATCACTCAACATATTCGGCAATCTCTCAACCTAGATCATATTTTATCAACCGCTGTTCATGAGGTTCGATCCTTATTGCAAGCCGATCGTGTCGTTGTCTATCGATTTAACCCAGACTGGAGCGGCAATATGATCGCTGAGTCTGTTGTACCGCCTTGGCAGGAGATTCTAGACAGCAGTCTTCATGATCCTTGTTTTACTGGCACCTTAGTAGACGAGTATCAGCTGGGTAAGATTAACCGAATCGATGATCTCCAAAACTCACGTCTAGCACCGTGTTATGTAGCGTTGCTCGAACAACTGCAGATTCAGGCGAGTCTGGCTGTCCCTATTACATGGGAGAACAATCTCTGGGGATTGTTCTGTGTACATTATTGTGCAGCCCCCCATATATGGCAGCCCTGGGAAGAAGACTTGCTCCACCGTTTAACGACTCAATTAGCGATCGCTTTGCAGCAGTCAGAGCTGCATCAACAGGTGAAACAATGGAATCTCAAACTAGAGCATCAGGTGCAGGAACGCACGGCAGATCTTCAGCAATCCTTAGCGTTTGAAGCTACTCTCACTTCCATCCTAGATAAGGTGCGAGATAGCTTAGATGAAGAGCAAATCCTAGAAGCTGTGGTGCTAGAGCTAGGACAACGTCTGGGTGTGGAATGTTGTGATACGGGTCTATATAATGATGACTGCACCATTTCTACGATCGCTCACGAATTTGTGCGGCGATCGCTGCCATCCAAGAAAGGTCTGACATTTTTGATTGCCAACAGCCGTCAAACTGATGTTTATTCTGTTTTGTTTCAAGGACAAGCCTGTCACTTCTGTAATACCAATCCTTGCCGCTCTAGTGAAGAACACCCTTACTTAGCAGTTTTAGCCTGTCCCATTGTCGATGATCAGGGAATTTTGGGAGATTTATGGCTGTTTCGATCAAGATGGGAATCATTTAGCGAGGCTGAGGTGCGCTTGGTGAAACAGGTTGCCAATCAATGTGCGATCGCTCTGCGGCAGTCACGTCTTTACCAAGCTGCCCAAACCCAGGTGTTAGCCCTCGAAAAGTTAAATCGCCTTAAAGATGACTTTCTCAGCACCGTTTCCCATGAACTGCGCACACCCATGTCTAGCATCAAAATGGCGACAGACTTGCTGGAGATGCAGCTTCGACAGATGGGACTACTACCCCATGATTCCTATTCATCAACAGATCCGTTGGCGCATACTCCCTTAGCACGCTACGTT includes the following:
- a CDS encoding PAS domain S-box protein; translation: MAMTGENVGLDNAQFRALFEKSLDAMLIADDQGQYVEANPAACDLLGRSRGQIIGQHIADFVLPDLDFESAWQQFQQHGQQRGEIQILRADGSVRDVDYAATADVWPHHHLSILRDITERKRLERDVQDLQQQLERRAQDLEQHNDQLQAEQFQQKQVEAALRQNQDQLHVLIDALPVCISYIDRHQRYRYVNANYQVWFGQTPTELYGKTVADVVGEAAYGIVQGYIERVLAGETVTYEVTVPFPITIRHIHGTLVPDFDSQGQVQGYYAVILDLSDRHRLEQALQDSQRKYQTLFQILPVGVSILDAEGRLVEVNPAAEDISGFSLDELTQLTYDASSWQIICPDGSPMPPSDYASTQALLKNQVIRGQEQGIVRPDGQIRWISVSAVPIPLDDYGVAIAFVDITEQKETSQALRRSEEQRKLAVDLSKTGCWEFNVATGEASWNDNQFLLMGLSPLQEISHYQTWRDRVHPDDLAEAEAVFNLALETQTDLEVEYRVIHPDGTVRWMLNRGRGIYGADGTAERMVGIMLDITDRKLAEEALRQGKAYFESLTTAMPQALVRKDRDGIITFANPAFLAELNKPQDEILGRTVHDLYSPELANQFAAEDAYVLETGQVLDEIVACPSPQGDVSYAQVLKSPLQDADGQMIGIQSMCWNITDRVLLEQALQASEAKLNAILNSTAAAILSVQVFADRSYRYDYCSAGCESIFGYSPEALIADSQLWWSRVHPEDIEQNIPPCFEKIFAEVPCQFEYRFCRGDGTWRWLSVVVTSQWQEELQGWHVTNVHTDISDRKQAELELETTRQFLQRILDHLPLAVFAKDAQTLTFMLWNPACTQLMGYLPEAVLGKTDYDLFPAEQADLCTSQDREAIATGRLIDLPEEVIAAQDGSLRIIHNRKVAVYDADGQPQCVIGMAEDITERRAAEMALRQREQEFRALAENAPDMIFRCDRQFRFLYANPKGAELSGMSAEDFLGHTSRELGFPEAIVERWESAMDLAFTTAQEQTLEYEFPLLGGNHVFYSRIAPEFSSDSQVTSVLIIIREITNLKHAQQLLLQQAEQERLLNTITQHIRQSLNLDHILSTAVHEVRSLLQADRVVVYRFNPDWSGNMIAESVVPPWQEILDSSLHDPCFTGTLVDEYQLGKINRIDDLQNSRLAPCYVALLEQLQIQASLAVPITWENNLWGLFCVHYCAAPHIWQPWEEDLLHRLTTQLAIALQQSELHQQVKQWNLKLEHQVQERTADLQQSLAFEATLTSILDKVRDSLDEEQILEAVVLELGQRLGVECCDTGLYNDDCTISTIAHEFVRRSLPSKKGLTFLIANSRQTDVYSVLFQGQACHFCNTNPCRSSEEHPYLAVLACPIVDDQGILGDLWLFRSRWESFSEAEVRLVKQVANQCAIALRQSRLYQAAQTQVLALEKLNRLKDDFLSTVSHELRTPMSSIKMATDLLEMQLRQMGLLPHDSYSSTDPLAHTPLARYVQILKDEEDREINLINDLLDLTRLDADIEPLVLTSLHLQDWLPHILEPFMVKARQQQQDLTLTLDPSLPLLITDLSHFQRILHELLTNACKYTPAGGTVNLSVRANLGILEIVVTNSGVEIPESERDRIFDRFYRIPSHDPWKHGGTGLGLALVQKLVNCLGGTIQVDSGDHQTWFTLRLPIAPS